The following are encoded together in the Mycolicibacterium arabiense genome:
- a CDS encoding ferritin-like domain-containing protein: MTSPTPPTTPATTTTTTTPSPITSASRTPDPARPEGPDGALFDAIATEHGVIYGYGLVSAHSTPDVNDLVSAAMRTHRKQREEGIARLTGRGAPAPLPAAGYQIPIDVDEPDDAATLAVRMEEDSAVAWRAVLEQATTTEDRTLAVTALTEAAVTAARWRAVLGTSPTTVAFPGGSE, encoded by the coding sequence ATGACGTCACCGACCCCGCCCACCACACCAGCCACCACCACGACGACCACCACGCCGTCGCCGATCACCAGCGCCAGCCGCACACCCGATCCGGCCCGGCCCGAGGGACCGGACGGGGCGCTGTTCGACGCGATCGCGACCGAACACGGCGTGATCTACGGCTACGGCCTGGTCTCCGCGCACTCCACCCCGGACGTCAACGACCTCGTGTCGGCGGCCATGCGGACCCATCGCAAACAACGCGAGGAGGGCATCGCCCGACTCACCGGCCGCGGCGCTCCCGCGCCGCTACCTGCCGCGGGATATCAGATCCCCATCGACGTCGACGAACCCGACGACGCCGCGACGCTGGCCGTGCGAATGGAAGAGGACAGCGCCGTCGCGTGGCGCGCCGTGCTCGAGCAGGCGACGACGACCGAGGACCGCACGCTGGCCGTCACGGCCCTCACCGAGGCCGCCGTCACCGCCGCCAGGTGGCGGGCCGTGCTCGGCACGTCACCGACCACCGTCGCGTTCCCCGGCGGCAGCGAGTGA
- a CDS encoding proline--tRNA ligase, giving the protein MITRMSELFLRTLRDDPADAEVPSHKLLIRAGYVRPVGPGLYSWLPLGLRVLRKVEQVVREEMAAIGGQEILLPALLPRAPYETTNRWTEYGPNLFRLKDRRGNDYLLGPTHEELFALTVKGEYSSYKDFPLRLYQIQTKYRDEARPRAGILRGREFVMKDSYSFDVDDAGLKDAYHAHREAYQRMFSRLEVRYVIVSAVSGAMGGSASEEFLAESEVGEDTFVRCLESGYAANVEAVVTRPPAPQPFDDLPEAVVHDTGDTPTIATLVEWANGADLPQFAGREVTGADTLKNVLLKTRLPGGEWELLAVGVPGDREVDDKRLGAALDPAEYALLDDLDFAKNTFLAKGYIGPKGLLANGVRYLVDPRIVDGTAWITGADEKGKHVVGLVAGRDFVPDGTIEAAEVRDGDPSPDGMGPLVSARGIEIGHIFQLGRKYTDAFAADVLGENGKPVRLTMGSYGIGISRMVAVIAEQQHDELGLRWPSAVAPFDAHVVIANKDEDARVGATGIAGDLDRMGLEVLLDDRKSSPGIKFKDAELLGVPWIVVVGRGWADGKVELRNRFTGATTEIPVDTAASEIFAALTS; this is encoded by the coding sequence GTGATCACCCGCATGTCGGAGCTGTTCCTCCGCACCCTTCGCGACGACCCGGCCGACGCCGAGGTGCCCAGCCACAAACTACTGATCCGCGCTGGTTACGTCCGCCCCGTCGGACCGGGTCTGTACTCGTGGTTGCCGCTGGGGTTGCGGGTGCTGCGCAAGGTCGAGCAGGTGGTGCGCGAGGAGATGGCCGCGATCGGCGGCCAGGAGATCCTGCTACCGGCGCTGCTGCCGCGCGCGCCGTACGAGACCACGAACCGGTGGACCGAGTACGGCCCGAACCTGTTCCGGCTCAAGGACCGGCGCGGTAACGACTACCTGCTCGGCCCGACCCACGAGGAACTGTTCGCGCTGACGGTGAAGGGGGAGTACAGCTCCTACAAGGACTTCCCGCTGCGGCTGTACCAGATCCAGACCAAGTACCGCGACGAAGCGCGTCCCCGCGCGGGCATCCTGCGCGGCCGCGAGTTCGTGATGAAGGACTCGTACTCCTTCGACGTCGACGACGCCGGGCTCAAGGACGCCTATCACGCGCACCGCGAGGCCTACCAACGGATGTTCAGCAGGCTCGAGGTGCGCTACGTCATCGTCTCGGCGGTGTCGGGCGCGATGGGTGGCAGCGCGTCCGAGGAGTTCCTCGCCGAGAGCGAGGTCGGTGAGGACACCTTCGTGCGCTGTCTGGAATCCGGGTACGCCGCGAACGTCGAAGCCGTGGTGACCCGCCCGCCGGCGCCGCAGCCGTTCGACGACCTGCCCGAGGCGGTCGTGCACGACACCGGTGACACGCCGACCATCGCGACGCTCGTCGAGTGGGCCAACGGCGCCGACCTTCCGCAGTTCGCCGGGCGTGAGGTGACCGGCGCGGACACCCTCAAGAACGTGCTGCTGAAGACGCGCCTGCCCGGTGGCGAGTGGGAGTTGCTCGCCGTCGGCGTGCCCGGTGACCGGGAGGTGGACGACAAGCGCCTCGGCGCGGCGCTCGACCCTGCCGAGTACGCGCTGCTCGACGACCTCGACTTCGCGAAGAACACGTTCCTCGCGAAGGGCTACATCGGCCCGAAGGGGTTGCTGGCCAACGGGGTTCGCTACCTCGTCGACCCGCGCATCGTCGACGGCACGGCGTGGATCACCGGTGCCGACGAGAAGGGAAAGCACGTCGTGGGCCTGGTCGCGGGTCGCGACTTCGTCCCCGACGGCACCATCGAGGCCGCCGAGGTTCGCGACGGCGATCCCTCACCGGACGGCATGGGCCCGTTGGTGTCGGCGCGCGGCATCGAGATCGGTCACATCTTCCAACTCGGCCGCAAGTACACCGACGCCTTCGCCGCCGACGTGCTCGGCGAGAACGGCAAGCCGGTGCGGCTGACGATGGGTTCCTACGGCATCGGGATATCCCGCATGGTCGCCGTCATCGCCGAACAGCAGCACGACGAACTCGGGTTGCGCTGGCCGAGCGCCGTCGCACCGTTCGACGCACACGTCGTGATCGCCAACAAGGACGAGGACGCCCGCGTCGGCGCGACGGGCATCGCAGGCGACCTCGACCGGATGGGCCTCGAGGTGCTCCTCGACGACCGAAAGTCCTCGCCGGGCATCAAGTTCAAGGACGCCGAACTGCTCGGCGTGCCGTGGATCGTGGTGGTGGGCCGGGGCTGGGCCGACGGCAAGGTCGAGCTGCGCAACCGGTTCACCGGCGCCACGACGGAGATTCCCGTCGACACCGCGGCGAGCGAGATCTTCGCGGCGCTCACCAGCTGA
- a CDS encoding VOC family protein, giving the protein MTHAGDAALTRGQVSEAVDPLEWRLILGVVITHVLVPSLDEALRAVTIAVSAAGTDGTGHLTAEVTSGRAVLRLHTAARGAVTGLDLSLARRVTEALAAESLTTVAGDAVPPQTIEIAIDALDIARVRPFWQAVTGYVDEPQPADLPPDALVDPLGRGPAIWFQQMDEPRTQRNNIHLDVDVPPEHAQARIDAALAAGGTLLDAGAAPSFWVLADPEGSEACICTWQGRD; this is encoded by the coding sequence GTGACGCACGCGGGAGACGCGGCGCTCACCCGCGGGCAGGTCTCCGAGGCCGTCGACCCGCTCGAGTGGCGACTGATCCTCGGCGTGGTGATCACGCACGTGCTGGTTCCCTCACTCGACGAGGCCCTGCGCGCCGTCACGATCGCGGTGTCCGCGGCGGGCACCGACGGCACCGGTCACCTCACCGCCGAGGTGACGTCCGGGCGGGCGGTACTGCGGCTGCACACTGCAGCCCGTGGCGCCGTGACCGGGCTCGACCTTTCGCTGGCGCGCCGGGTCACCGAGGCGCTGGCCGCCGAGTCGCTCACCACCGTCGCGGGTGACGCCGTGCCGCCGCAGACCATCGAGATCGCGATCGACGCGCTCGACATCGCCCGCGTGCGCCCGTTCTGGCAGGCCGTCACGGGCTACGTCGACGAGCCACAGCCGGCCGACCTGCCGCCCGACGCACTGGTGGACCCGCTGGGCCGTGGCCCGGCGATCTGGTTCCAGCAGATGGACGAGCCGCGGACCCAGCGCAACAACATCCACCTCGACGTCGACGTGCCGCCCGAACACGCCCAGGCCCGCATCGACGCCGCACTCGCGGCAGGCGGCACCTTGCTCGACGCCGGCGCGGCACCGTCGTTCTGGGTGCTGGCGGACCCCGAGGGCAGCGAGGCGTGCATCTGCACGTGGCAGGGACGGGACTGA
- a CDS encoding MFS transporter — MSAERGTAPLSSSVLGAAIVAITGMQLMSTLDGTIVIVALPRMQADLDMSDAGKSWVITAYVLAFGGLLLLGGRVGDAIGHKRAFLSGVGVFTIASLVCGLATDEYTLIVARALQGVGAAVAAPTGLALIATTYAVGQARNQAMAVSAGMQAIGSVMGLVLGGLLTVISWRLAFLINVPIGIVIIVVAVYKIAETNHERLKLDVTGALLATLGCASAVLVFTQGPPRGWVDPWVIGAAVAAVVFFLSFFFVERTADNPLVPFSVFSDRNRVATFTAWFLGGGVLLTVTVMVGLLAQDVLGYSALRAGICFLPFAVAVGVGNVLATRLAPMYAPRWLIIGGGLFVLAAMLYGSTLDRTIPYFPNLFLPIVIGGFGIGIISVVLPLCAVAKVGPSEIGPVSAITLMVQNLGGPLVLVAIMAVQQSRTLYLGGTTGPVKNMTPPQLDALGEGYTYSLLWVAGVSILVGVAAFWIGFSAKDIARAQHTKEAVEAGEL; from the coding sequence ATGTCTGCCGAGCGCGGTACCGCACCGCTGTCCTCATCGGTCCTCGGCGCCGCCATCGTCGCGATCACCGGCATGCAACTGATGTCGACGCTCGACGGCACCATCGTGATCGTCGCGCTACCGCGCATGCAGGCCGACCTCGACATGTCGGACGCGGGCAAGAGTTGGGTCATCACCGCCTACGTGCTGGCGTTCGGTGGTCTGCTGCTGCTCGGCGGCCGGGTCGGCGATGCCATCGGCCACAAACGGGCATTTCTCTCCGGCGTCGGGGTCTTCACCATCGCCTCGCTGGTCTGCGGGCTCGCGACCGACGAGTACACGCTGATTGTGGCCCGCGCGCTGCAGGGGGTCGGGGCGGCAGTGGCCGCGCCGACCGGGCTGGCGCTGATCGCGACGACGTATGCCGTCGGGCAGGCCAGGAACCAGGCGATGGCCGTGTCGGCGGGCATGCAGGCGATCGGGTCCGTGATGGGCCTGGTGCTCGGCGGCCTGCTGACCGTCATCTCGTGGCGTCTGGCATTCCTCATCAACGTGCCGATCGGCATCGTGATCATCGTCGTGGCGGTCTACAAGATCGCCGAGACGAACCACGAACGGCTCAAGCTCGACGTCACGGGCGCACTGCTGGCGACGCTAGGCTGCGCCTCGGCGGTCCTGGTCTTCACGCAGGGCCCGCCACGCGGCTGGGTCGACCCCTGGGTCATCGGTGCAGCCGTCGCCGCGGTGGTCTTCTTCCTCTCGTTCTTCTTCGTCGAGCGCACCGCGGACAACCCGCTGGTGCCGTTCTCGGTGTTCAGTGATCGCAACCGGGTGGCGACGTTCACCGCGTGGTTCCTCGGCGGCGGCGTGCTGCTGACGGTGACGGTGATGGTGGGTCTGCTGGCCCAGGACGTGCTCGGCTACTCCGCCCTGCGGGCAGGCATCTGCTTCCTGCCGTTCGCGGTCGCGGTTGGAGTAGGCAACGTCCTGGCCACCCGGCTGGCGCCCATGTACGCCCCGCGCTGGCTGATCATCGGAGGCGGCCTGTTCGTGCTCGCCGCGATGCTCTACGGATCGACGCTGGACCGGACCATCCCGTACTTCCCCAACCTCTTCCTGCCGATCGTGATCGGCGGGTTCGGCATCGGGATCATCTCGGTGGTGCTGCCGCTCTGCGCGGTCGCGAAGGTGGGGCCCAGCGAGATCGGGCCGGTCTCCGCGATCACGCTGATGGTGCAGAACCTCGGCGGCCCGCTCGTCCTGGTCGCGATCATGGCGGTCCAGCAGTCGCGCACGCTGTACCTCGGCGGCACGACGGGCCCGGTGAAGAACATGACACCGCCTCAGCTCGACGCCCTCGGCGAGGGATACACGTACTCCCTGCTGTGGGTCGCAGGCGTCTCGATCCTGGTGGGCGTCGCCGCGTTCTGGATCGGCTTCTCCGCCAAGGACATCGCGCGAGCGCAGCACACGAAGGAGGCAGTGGAGGCGGGCGAGCTGTGA
- a CDS encoding SDR family oxidoreductase has product MASETPKTWFIAGASRGMGRELAEQLLARGDRVAATARDTAALADLLDRYGDRLWLRPLDVTDTARLRAVVDEAFDAHTRIDVVVANAGYGVFGAAEDLSDDDVHRMIDTNLTGSVQLARAVVPHLRAQGGGLLMQMSSMGAHIAFPGFSMYHVTKWGIEGFYEALAQEVEPFGIRTTLVEPGVVRTGFFDAATRVPLSEPYRGGPADQPPMSVEEMVDSQEKTVAAIVRAGDSANPPRRLVLGSDAWQLVTTALRERLDDLLPQRDEAATADIG; this is encoded by the coding sequence ATGGCATCCGAGACACCCAAGACCTGGTTCATCGCAGGCGCATCCCGCGGAATGGGGCGCGAACTCGCCGAGCAACTGCTCGCCCGCGGAGACCGCGTGGCGGCAACCGCCCGCGACACCGCAGCACTCGCCGACCTCCTCGATCGCTACGGCGACCGGCTCTGGCTGCGACCGCTCGACGTCACCGACACCGCGCGGCTGCGTGCCGTCGTCGACGAGGCCTTCGACGCTCACACCCGCATCGACGTCGTCGTGGCCAACGCCGGGTACGGGGTCTTCGGCGCCGCCGAGGACCTCTCCGACGACGACGTGCACCGCATGATCGACACGAACCTGACGGGCTCGGTGCAGCTGGCACGTGCCGTGGTGCCGCATCTGCGCGCCCAGGGCGGCGGCCTCTTGATGCAGATGTCGAGCATGGGCGCCCACATCGCCTTCCCCGGGTTCTCGATGTACCACGTGACCAAGTGGGGGATCGAGGGTTTCTACGAGGCCCTGGCCCAGGAGGTCGAACCGTTCGGCATCCGCACGACGCTCGTCGAACCGGGCGTCGTCCGGACGGGCTTCTTCGACGCCGCCACCCGGGTGCCGCTCAGCGAGCCCTACCGCGGCGGCCCGGCGGACCAGCCACCGATGTCGGTCGAGGAGATGGTCGACAGCCAGGAGAAGACCGTCGCCGCCATCGTCCGGGCGGGCGACTCGGCCAATCCGCCGCGGCGGCTCGTCCTCGGGTCCGACGCGTGGCAGCTGGTCACCACGGCGCTGCGGGAACGTCTCGACGACCTGCTGCCGCAGCGCGACGAGGCAGCGACCGCCGACATTGGTTAG
- a CDS encoding LysR family transcriptional regulator, translated as MATRTRVDEMTLAGLRVCREIALLGSFSAAARSLGYSQPAISRQVAAMEAAAGMPLFVRETRGVRLTAAGTAVVNHAGRILGDVDSLGQDLEGLGDRLVGRLRVGVFPTAAAVLAPRAIAHLTSEHPALSVRLSEASTPALLGELRNGRLAVAVIAAGTGLPSYDLEGLVVRRIPAGDLCVAVWEGHRLATRAGSAPAPVDELAGERWVVGVGDRGDPQFAAWPTLREPVIAHRARSWPSRLGLVAAGLGICVMPELAAASTPEGVTTVRVDDPGWPGRVTLAVAMANPTAEVRAALDALESAGLGIRAYLRGPD; from the coding sequence ATGGCTACGCGAACCCGGGTGGACGAGATGACGCTGGCCGGTCTGCGCGTCTGCCGTGAGATCGCGCTGCTCGGGTCGTTCAGCGCCGCGGCCCGATCGCTGGGCTACTCGCAACCGGCGATCTCCCGTCAGGTGGCCGCGATGGAGGCGGCGGCGGGGATGCCGCTGTTCGTGCGCGAGACCCGCGGGGTCCGCCTCACTGCGGCGGGGACTGCCGTGGTGAACCACGCCGGTCGCATCCTCGGCGACGTGGACTCGCTCGGCCAAGATCTCGAGGGTCTCGGCGACAGACTGGTCGGCCGGCTGCGCGTGGGCGTGTTCCCCACCGCGGCTGCCGTGCTCGCGCCGAGGGCCATCGCGCACCTGACGTCGGAGCACCCGGCGCTCTCGGTTCGACTCAGCGAGGCGTCGACGCCCGCGCTGCTCGGCGAGCTGCGCAACGGGCGTCTCGCCGTCGCCGTCATCGCGGCGGGCACCGGTCTACCGTCCTACGACCTGGAAGGTCTCGTGGTGCGCAGGATCCCGGCGGGCGACTTGTGCGTCGCGGTATGGGAGGGCCACCGGTTGGCCACCCGTGCGGGCAGCGCGCCTGCGCCGGTGGACGAACTGGCAGGCGAGCGCTGGGTGGTGGGTGTGGGCGACAGGGGCGACCCGCAGTTCGCGGCGTGGCCGACGCTGCGCGAGCCGGTGATCGCCCATCGCGCACGGAGTTGGCCGTCGCGGCTGGGTCTCGTCGCGGCCGGGCTCGGTATCTGCGTCATGCCCGAACTCGCCGCGGCGTCGACGCCCGAGGGAGTGACGACGGTCCGCGTGGACGATCCGGGCTGGCCCGGTCGCGTCACGCTGGCGGTCGCGATGGCGAACCCGACTGCCGAGGTACGCGCCGCGCTCGACGCACTGGAGTCGGCCGGCCTCGGCATCCGCGCCTATCTGCGGGGACCCGACTAG
- a CDS encoding MFS transporter — protein sequence MPITPTQITRSSWYPTWLPSRRFLAAVIAIGGMQLLATMDSTVAIVALPKIQDELNLSDAGRSWVITAYVLTFGGLMLLGGRLGDTIGRKKTFIVGVSLFTIASILCGVAWDESTLVVARLLQGVGAAIASPTGLALIATTFPKGPARNAATAVFAAMTGVGSVMGLVVGGALTEVSWRWAFLVNVPIGLIMIYLARKTLRETNRERMKLDAAGAILATLACTAAVFGFSMGPEKGWTSALTLGSCLGAFVFFAAFVYVERNAVNPVVPFSLFRDRNRVATFAAVFLAGGVMFTLTVLIGLYVQDVMGYSALRAGIGFIPFVIALGIGLGLSSFLASRFPPRLLVIGGGVLVLAAMLYGSTLHGDIPYFPNLVLPITVGGLGIGMIVVPLMISAIAGVGFDDIGPVSAIALMLQNLGGPVVLAIIQAVITSRTLYLGGTTGPVKNMDAAQLHALDQGYTYGLLWVAAVAVVVGAVALFIGYTAEQVAHAQEVKDAIDAGEL from the coding sequence ATGCCGATCACGCCAACGCAGATCACGCGAAGCAGTTGGTACCCAACGTGGTTGCCGTCACGTCGCTTCCTCGCCGCGGTCATCGCGATCGGCGGCATGCAGCTGCTGGCGACGATGGACAGCACCGTCGCGATCGTCGCACTTCCTAAGATCCAGGACGAACTCAACCTGTCCGACGCCGGGCGCAGCTGGGTCATCACGGCCTACGTGCTGACGTTCGGCGGGCTCATGCTGCTCGGTGGCCGGCTCGGCGACACGATCGGCCGCAAGAAGACCTTCATCGTCGGCGTCTCGCTGTTCACGATCGCCTCCATCCTCTGCGGTGTCGCGTGGGACGAGTCGACGCTCGTCGTGGCCCGCCTGCTGCAGGGTGTCGGTGCAGCGATCGCCTCGCCGACCGGCCTCGCGCTGATCGCGACGACGTTTCCGAAGGGCCCGGCCCGCAACGCCGCCACCGCGGTGTTCGCCGCGATGACCGGCGTCGGATCCGTGATGGGTCTGGTCGTCGGTGGCGCGTTGACCGAGGTGTCGTGGCGCTGGGCGTTCCTGGTGAACGTCCCGATCGGCCTGATCATGATCTACCTGGCGCGCAAGACGCTGCGCGAGACCAACCGCGAGCGGATGAAGCTCGACGCCGCGGGAGCCATCCTGGCGACGCTGGCGTGCACGGCTGCGGTGTTCGGCTTCTCGATGGGGCCGGAGAAGGGCTGGACGTCGGCTCTGACCCTGGGCTCCTGCCTCGGAGCGTTCGTGTTCTTCGCCGCCTTCGTCTACGTCGAGCGCAACGCGGTCAACCCGGTGGTGCCGTTCAGCCTCTTCCGCGATCGCAACCGGGTCGCGACGTTCGCCGCGGTCTTCCTCGCAGGCGGGGTGATGTTCACGCTGACCGTGCTCATCGGCCTGTACGTCCAGGACGTCATGGGTTACAGCGCCCTGCGTGCCGGCATCGGATTCATCCCGTTCGTCATCGCACTCGGCATCGGCCTCGGGCTGTCGTCGTTCCTGGCGTCGCGGTTCCCGCCGCGGCTGCTGGTGATCGGCGGTGGCGTGCTGGTCCTGGCCGCGATGCTCTACGGCTCGACGCTGCACGGCGACATCCCGTACTTCCCGAACCTGGTACTGCCCATCACCGTCGGTGGCCTCGGCATCGGCATGATCGTGGTGCCGCTGATGATCTCGGCCATCGCGGGCGTCGGATTCGACGACATCGGGCCGGTGTCGGCGATCGCGCTGATGCTGCAGAACCTCGGTGGCCCCGTGGTGCTCGCCATCATCCAGGCCGTCATCACGTCGCGCACGCTGTACCTCGGCGGCACGACCGGGCCGGTGAAGAACATGGACGCCGCGCAGTTGCACGCCCTCGACCAGGGCTACACCTACGGGCTGCTCTGGGTCGCCGCCGTCGCCGTCGTCGTGGGTGCCGTCGCGTTGTTCATCGGCTACACCGCCGAGCAGGTCGCCCACGCCCAGGAAGTCAAGGACGCGATCGACGCCGGAGAGCTGTAG
- the cobA gene encoding uroporphyrinogen-III C-methyltransferase has product MTENAYLVGLRLSGRKVVVIGGGTVAQRRLPLLLANGADVHVIARAATPAVEALKDQRPGIHLELRDYRDGDLDGAWYAMAATDDPDVNAAIVAEAESRHVFCVRADAAQDGTAVTPASFEYDGLSVGVLAGGEHRRSAAIRTAINEALQSGVIADTGSESLRGGVALVGGGPGDPELITVRGRRLLAQADVVVADRLAPPELLAELAPHVEVIDAAKIPYGRAMAQDAINAVLVERAREGKFVVRLKGGDPFVFARGYEEVIACAEAGIPVTVVPGVTSAISVPAMAGVPVTHRAVNHEFVVVSGHLAPDHPESLVNWNALAALSGTIVLLMAVERIELFSKVLLEGGRPAETPVVVVQHGTTAAQRTLRTTLAGAAEQIRSEGIRPPAIIVIGAVAAFAA; this is encoded by the coding sequence GTGACCGAGAACGCCTACCTCGTCGGGCTTCGGCTGTCCGGCCGCAAGGTCGTCGTGATCGGCGGCGGCACCGTGGCCCAGCGGCGGTTGCCCCTGCTGCTGGCCAACGGCGCCGACGTGCACGTGATCGCCAGAGCCGCCACGCCCGCAGTCGAAGCACTCAAGGATCAGCGGCCGGGCATCCACTTGGAGCTGCGCGACTACCGCGACGGTGACCTCGACGGCGCCTGGTACGCCATGGCCGCCACCGACGATCCGGACGTCAACGCCGCGATCGTCGCGGAGGCCGAGAGCAGACACGTGTTCTGCGTGCGCGCCGACGCGGCACAGGACGGCACGGCGGTGACCCCCGCGTCCTTCGAGTACGACGGGCTGTCGGTCGGCGTGCTGGCGGGCGGGGAGCATCGGCGCTCCGCCGCGATCCGCACCGCGATCAACGAGGCACTGCAGAGCGGCGTCATCGCCGACACGGGGTCCGAATCGCTGCGCGGCGGCGTCGCGCTGGTCGGCGGCGGACCGGGAGACCCCGAGCTGATCACGGTGCGCGGCCGCAGGTTGCTGGCTCAGGCCGACGTCGTCGTCGCCGACCGGCTGGCACCGCCCGAACTGCTCGCCGAGCTGGCTCCGCACGTCGAGGTGATCGACGCCGCGAAGATCCCGTACGGGCGGGCGATGGCCCAGGACGCGATCAACGCCGTGCTGGTGGAACGGGCCAGGGAGGGCAAGTTCGTCGTCCGCCTCAAGGGCGGTGACCCGTTCGTGTTCGCGCGCGGCTACGAAGAGGTGATCGCGTGCGCCGAGGCCGGGATCCCGGTGACCGTCGTACCCGGTGTGACCAGCGCCATATCGGTTCCCGCGATGGCAGGCGTACCCGTGACGCACCGGGCCGTGAACCACGAGTTCGTGGTGGTCAGCGGGCATCTCGCACCCGACCATCCCGAATCGTTAGTGAATTGGAATGCGTTGGCGGCGCTGTCCGGAACGATCGTCCTGCTGATGGCCGTCGAGCGCATCGAGCTGTTCTCGAAGGTCCTGTTGGAGGGCGGTCGACCTGCGGAAACGCCGGTGGTCGTCGTCCAGCACGGCACGACCGCCGCGCAGCGGACCCTGCGGACGACCCTGGCCGGCGCGGCCGAACAGATCCGTTCGGAGGGCATAAGGCCCCCCGCGATCATCGTGATCGGGGCCGTGGCAGCCTTCGCGGCTTAA
- a CDS encoding cobyrinate a,c-diamide synthase → MSVPAVVVAAPSSGSGKTTVATGLMGALRRAGHRVAPFKVGPDFIDPGYHALATGRPGRNLDPVLVGEHLIGPLFLHGSHGCDVAVIEGVMGLFDGRIDPHAVGVARGSTAQVAGLLGAPVVLVVDARGQSQSVGALLHGFSTFDDSLRIAGVILNRVGSPRHEEVLRQACEHAGVQVLGAIPRADELSIPSRHLGLVTAVEYGAMADRAVAAMTDLVTRHVDLAAVIAAAAGHVGGAAWDPVVAEPAGRGAVIAMAAGRAFSFGYPEHRELLCATGAEVVDFDPLIDPLPDGTGAVVLPGGFPEQFTGELSANATVRQQIRDLARTGGPIHAECAGLTYLVDDLDGAPMCGVLAGSATFTPRLTLGYRDAVATSDSALHAAGSRAVGHEFHRTAVEFARDYAPAWVFRAGSTSSAMRNVSDGAVLDGVHAAYLHTHAAAHPAAATRFAAAAVESSATRAASKLGG, encoded by the coding sequence GTGAGCGTGCCCGCCGTCGTCGTCGCCGCGCCCTCGTCGGGTAGCGGCAAGACCACCGTCGCCACCGGCCTCATGGGGGCGTTGCGGCGGGCCGGGCACCGCGTCGCGCCGTTCAAGGTGGGCCCCGACTTCATCGATCCCGGCTATCACGCGCTGGCCACCGGGCGGCCGGGCCGCAATCTGGACCCCGTGCTGGTGGGGGAGCACCTCATCGGCCCGCTCTTCCTGCACGGCAGCCACGGTTGCGACGTCGCCGTGATCGAAGGCGTGATGGGCCTGTTCGACGGCCGCATCGATCCGCACGCCGTCGGCGTCGCCCGCGGGTCCACCGCGCAGGTCGCCGGTCTGCTGGGCGCTCCGGTGGTGCTGGTGGTCGACGCTCGCGGCCAGAGCCAGAGCGTCGGCGCGCTGCTGCACGGCTTCTCGACGTTCGACGACTCGTTGCGGATCGCCGGGGTGATCCTCAACCGCGTCGGATCGCCGCGGCACGAGGAGGTGCTGCGGCAGGCCTGCGAACACGCGGGCGTGCAGGTGCTCGGCGCCATTCCCCGCGCCGACGAATTGTCGATTCCCTCACGGCATCTCGGCCTGGTGACCGCCGTCGAATACGGCGCGATGGCCGACCGGGCAGTGGCGGCGATGACCGATCTGGTGACCCGCCACGTCGACCTGGCTGCAGTGATCGCCGCCGCCGCAGGACATGTCGGCGGCGCGGCATGGGACCCGGTCGTCGCGGAACCCGCGGGCCGCGGCGCGGTGATCGCGATGGCGGCCGGGCGGGCGTTCAGCTTCGGCTACCCCGAGCACCGCGAACTGCTGTGCGCCACCGGCGCCGAGGTCGTCGACTTCGACCCGCTGATCGATCCGCTGCCCGACGGCACCGGGGCGGTCGTGCTGCCCGGTGGGTTCCCGGAACAGTTCACCGGTGAGCTGTCGGCCAATGCGACCGTGCGGCAACAGATCCGGGACCTCGCCCGCACCGGCGGGCCCATTCATGCCGAATGCGCGGGGCTGACCTACCTCGTCGACGACCTCGACGGGGCACCGATGTGCGGCGTCCTCGCGGGGTCTGCCACCTTCACGCCGCGGCTCACCCTCGGCTACCGCGACGCCGTGGCGACGTCGGACTCGGCGCTGCACGCCGCCGGCTCGCGTGCGGTAGGCCACGAGTTCCACCGCACCGCGGTCGAGTTCGCGCGAGACTACGCACCGGCGTGGGTGTTTCGCGCGGGGTCGACGAGCAGCGCGATGCGCAACGTGTCCGACGGCGCCGTGCTCGACGGCGTGCATGCGGCGTACCTGCACACCCACGCAGCGGCCCACCCGGCCGCTGCCACCCGGTTCGCGGCGGCGGCGGTCGAGTCGAGCGCCACTCGTGCAGCCTCTAAGCTCGGCGGGTGA